From a single Brassica oleracea var. oleracea cultivar TO1000 chromosome C5, BOL, whole genome shotgun sequence genomic region:
- the LOC106296057 gene encoding uncharacterized protein LOC106296057, whose amino-acid sequence MCIKLSANCDRCRRKAMEVAVNAKGVISVAIEGESGDDLVVVGDGIDAACLVDTLRKKACYAMLETLEEVSPGILPPDDDQVENPQEEDDADNSKNIEADDNGTDQTVPPHCCLAQCSTNCYEQPHSDIYEVVYDSYGPTTGCIIM is encoded by the exons ATGTGTATAAAACTGTCAGCGAATTGTGACAGATGCAGGAGGAAAGCAATGGAAGTAGCAGTTAATGCGAAGG GTGTAATCTCTGTAGCCATAGAAGGGGAATCCGGGGACGATCTTGTAGTGGTTGGTGATGGAATTGATGCTGCTTGTTTGGTTGATACCTTGAGGAAGAAAGCTTGCTATGCCATGTTAGAGACTCTTGAAGAAGTAAGCCCGGGTATTCTCCCTCCTGATGATGATCAGGTGGAGAATCCACAAGAAGAGGATGATGCAGACAATTCCAAGAACATCGAGGCTGATGATAACGGTACAGATCAAACTGTTCCACCTCATTGTTGCCTAGCTCAGTGCTCCACCAATTGCTATGAACAGCCACACTCTGATATATATGAAGTAGTCTATGATTCTTATGGTCCAACCACTGGATGCATTATCATGTAA